A region of the Haematobia irritans isolate KBUSLIRL chromosome 5, ASM5000362v1, whole genome shotgun sequence genome:
TGCTGTTTGTTTCGCAATTCACCGTACACAAACAGCAGCACAAGAACTcaaatacaaaatcccagaagatggttagtggcactaaccgaaatattggaaataaatattaaaacaaatcaataatcgattgtttctatgacctcaagccgaacaaaattaataatcagaataaacataaaataggtcaacaacactcaaaaatatttttaaaaaattatatttctatagaaaattttgtcaaaattttatttctatagattttttgtctacagaaaattttctttctatagaaaattttgtcaaaatttattttctataggaaattttggcaaatttctctttttattgaaaattttatcaaaattttatttatatagaaaattttgtcaaaattttatttctatataaaaaaaaaaagttgtcaaaattttatttctatatagacaattttgtcaaaatttgctttctatatagaaaattttgtcaaaattttattttaatatagagaattttgtccaaattttatttcaatagaaaattttgtccaaatttgatttctatagaaaattttttcaaaattttatttctatcgaaaattttgtccaaatttagtgaaaaaggttgaaaatttaaaaataacgggatatctcaaaaactgttccataaaaaattttgtcaaaattttatttctatagaaaattttgtcaaaatttcatttctatagaaaaatttgtccaaattttatttcattcgttttggtttgttattgttggttttttctttaatcattgttgttattttttcagcttaaaaccatgcattgactaactacaagtgtagctatagaaaattttttccaaattttatttctatagaaaattttgtccaacacccagaaaaaagtgccttcgaaactaaaggaaaaaattttcatcaatatagtttatccattttatttccattaaggtaaatttttgtgaaaaataataaattttactcgtttcagtaaaaaaatcctaaactgtaagcagttaggaatagttcattaactagaataaggcatggaattttactcatactattttcttcgctgggtataagaatttactactgaaaaagaaaattttattcaccgataacaaagcattcgtaaaaataaacaaaaaccgaactaaaaccaagtttcctcaaaattagtaaaatttcttataaaatgataattgcgacttcctttataatagaaagtttttcatacatacgaacaacacttggcatagaaaaatattttagttcattcgtactaagaagtatgcaatcctttcaaaacttaaggaaacacacttgttagaatataggaaattttcctaaatttctattgtccacctgtaatcgatacctgtcatcgtaatcgatgtgtttgcgcgtgggtgtaatcgatatatttgcgcgtcggttgtttttttagttggaatcgcgttgttttggtatacggagagattgttaaaaaataatatggtaaaataatataataaataacaaataaaatatataaaatatttgttattttaaattagtgagaaaaattttcgttttttttaaataaatctatcaatgttcgtgatagtgtataaagaaagaaaacaccagcagaataacaaccctttcatttgtcttcattttggaatcttcaactatcaggtaatattcaatgacgctaaccttttgcaactaaaatgttttatgattttttatatttgtaggtattgaaattgtaaaaggaggacaaaatcgttaggcagcaacttattaaaagtgaaaagtacaagaagaagaaaaagtgcgttttacagttgataatatcacacggaaattggaaatagtggaataataaactaatatttcaaagagattcgatgctgttgattcttaataaatatattcaatatattaataaaacatgtcttttattgaagataaaattgcttatagaaataaataaaattgtatttaaaaacgaaggtaagcagttctaattatgaaataaaaattttaccacaaatgtgtaaaatttgtcgaaatgaatgaaaaaatttcaataaaatcattccatatatgaattcaaattagttaaattttttcattctgtagtatagtggtatataaatataggaaaatgttaactaatatatggaatgcattattcctaatttctacgaaaatcacatcgttcaaacaaataaaaatgtctttggcgctatacgaagttcaactttcttcacaatgagttcattttaacttaaagaaggggtcacttttttctgggtgaaatttcatttctttaggaaattttgtcaaaattttttttctacagaaaagtttgtcaaaactttatttctgttgaaaattttgtcaaaattttatttctattgataattttgtcaaaattttatttctatagaaaattttgtcaacattttatttccttagaaaattttgtcaaaattttatttcaatagaaatttttgtccaaattttatttctattgagaattttgtcaaaagtttatttttttagaaaattttgtccaaattttaattctatagataattttgtcaaaattttatttctaaagaaaattttgtcaaaattttatttctatagaaaattttgtcaaaattttatttctatagaaaattttgtcacaatttgatttctatagaaaaatttgtcaaaattttatttctttggaaaattttgtccaaattttatttctatagaaaattttgtccaaattttatttctatagaaaattttgtccaaattttatttctatagaatattttgtccaaattttatttctataaagagaattttgttaaaattttatttctatagaaaattttgtcaaaatgttatttctatataaaaaaatgttgttaaaattttatttctatatagacaattttgtcaaaattttatttctatataaaaaaatgttgtcaaaatataatttctatatagacaattttgtcaaaattttatttctatagaaaattttgtcaaaattttattttaatatagagaattttgtccaaatttttttctatagaatattttgtccaaattttatttctatagaaaattttgtccaaattttatttctatggataattttttcaaatttttatttctatagaaaattttgtccaaatttacttctattgaaaattttgtcaaaattttatttccatagaaaatattgtaaattttttttttctatgtcgaTCATtttctctatttctatagaaaattttgtcaaaatgttattgctatagaaaattttgtcaaaattttatttttatagaaaattttgtcaagatcttttttctataggaaattttgtcaacattttatttctatagaaaattatgtcaacattttatttctttagaaaaatttttgacaaaattttatttcaatagaaatttttgtccaaattttatttctattgagaattttgtcaaaagtttatttttataaaacattttgtcaaaattttatttctatagaacattttgtaaatttttttttatatagaacattttctcaaaattttatttctatatagaaaattttgtcacaagtttatatctataggaaatctatgaagtacctcttggcaaaatctacgaaaacatcaaaaattcttgcaatctacaaaacaatagaaaatttacaatttctaGTGGAATTTTACCAACTATGGAAACGTGTATACcactacttgaatatttaaaagtaaatttcataaatacaaggtgaccgAACCCCCACGTTCATATCTCCAGTATTTGGAGGAAGATCACCAGTTTTTAGATGTTATCGTtggaaatcttgatcttattgtaGCTTATtggatttgaaaaaattttaatttttaaattattattgattacactagtttacactcaaatgtacacttgatgaaaatcaacttttcttatgtagttGGAGcttctgaattcgaaaaaaaaaattaaaatttttttatggaacagtttttgagatatcccgttatttttttaattttcgcacTTTTTTCACCAAACgcaatatatctcgagttagaaatgaccgattataacgttgttggtacttattacttacgttagagtatcgtctatacgaaaagaatttttttttttttaaatggtttatacttttctggcgggaaacgtccattgtaaaatacgattttttagaaaattttgacttttcgcattgatatttttttaaccacttaacttatcaaagATCACAATCACAAttacacacgattattcgtcatcttattacctttcatttaagtaccaacaacgttataatcggaattttttaaaatttcttttcgaattcagcagctcaaaatacataagaaaagttgattttcatctagtgtacattattttttttgtaaactagtgttattacaGCAGAGcttttctctttattttttcaaaaaaaagcttgtaaaaaatgtattggcgatttttgtgaggaatttaaatttaaattggggattttggtgacgaaaacatcataatttggggacaagagccaaaaaatactggcaacactggatgcatattttaattaaataaatcgttaaaataataataatacgccACATTGGCATCACTAACTGCTCTTATAATGTACGTTACTATACGTCGTGGTTAACTTAGCATTATGTCAATGACAGCTGATGGaaattaacaacaacaacagttgCCTTGGTTTTACCGAACATTCATCAAGTGTTAAATGTTCCGATGGAATTCAACGGGAGCTACTAAATATCTAGCCAACATTTTAAGATTTGAATGTGATTCAATAAAGCAgcaaaaatgtcaatttaagAAGGCCAGCAATAAAAAAGCACAACAGTTGAAAATGGAACGGAACTGGCAACCGCCTTTGTTACGCGACAATACAAATACATCGTATCGTCTTTTGTCATATAATATATTGGCTCAACAGCTATTGACTGATAATATATTTCTATACTATGATATTGATCCACGATACCTGCACTGGAAATATCGAGTTGCCCAACTACAGCAGGAAATTAGGAAAATTCAGCCCGACATATTGTGCTTGCAAGAGGTCCAACATGCTAATCTCAAAGAACTGGTCCAGCTATTTGGATCGAGATATAATGGTTCAGTAAAGCTTGAATATGTTTTTAAGAAGCGTACGGGAGATCGATGTGATGGCTGTGCTATAATTTACGATAGAAGTAAATTTAGATTAGTCGAAGATAGATGTATTGAATATCACGATGAAAATAATCCCACTTCAAatagagaaaatgttgcctTGATGGCTAAATTTGCACTGCGTTCAGCTCCAGAAACGATGTTTGTAGCAGTAACAACACATCTACTTTATAATCCCAAGCGACATGATGTCCGCATTAGTCAAATCGGTAAACTAATTAAGGGaatactaaaattttccatcgatccTACTAAAGAGAATGGACGGTATCCTGTAATTTTAACTGGAGATTTCAATTGTACTGCCGATTCCACACCATTCCATGTCCTAACGGCAGAACGTAAACCCGGGGCGCAAGAGGGAAATGAGAAACCAAATCAACGTTTTCAAATGGAACCAATAAGTTTTGGTTCCGATTGCGCTTCAACATTTCAAAATCAATGGATTATTGTGGATTATATTTTGAAGTCTTATGCAAATAGCGgagaaaaatccataaaaattcACAACACATATAATTTACCAAATATAAGGTCATGCCTGGCGCATGGGAAAATTCCAAATAGATATTATGGATCTGATCATTTTTCCTTGGCCATACAATTTTCGATTATTTAGTacttaaaatgttatcaaatataTGTACATACTATATGGAAATTTCCTGGAGAAATGAATacaatgtttttcttattttttttttgtaagaaatatgTAACAGAAACAATAATAGATTTATAGACTACCAAATCGATGTTCACcttatttatttacttgtttagaACATTGATTGTTGTTTTGCGGTTCCATAAAGGCACCCCATTGGACTTCGATTTGAATAAATGGGGTCCCAATTAaacctatatttgaaattagatGCAAGTTCCATACATGACTGTCAGCATTCGAGTCGATAATAAGCCAACTaggtaacaaaattctttaaatttggcactGTTCAAATTTGGTAGTTTTAGTGAATCACATTCTATCGCTTTCGTGGGAAATTCGAtagctaaagtttgtttttgatatatctcccttaTGGGCCCACATTCAAATATAATCCCTATAGGTCGTCACAAGCTACTAATTTGCAGTTAACTACgcccaaaaatatttgttagtagATACGGCAGAAAaggctgctaaaacagcagaaagtctgcctaaaaagggaaagcagtcactgtttATTGAAATAGCAGACAGTGTTTTAATCTTGATTACCTTTAAACATGTTTTAGATTcgccgaaacaaaaaaaaaaaaaaatgttaaacttgGGGCTATCGtatcacaataaaaaaatatatttaaaatatgtcttgtatttgccaaaaaatttaaatatttctaagaTTAAGAcataacaacaaacaaaatgtttgctaatcGTATTTGGGAGCTATTAAGGATATACCAAACACTATTTCTGGTACAATCACCAAATTTTACGACCTGTTAGCCGCCAGACCTCaaagttcaaaaattaaacAGCAATCATCGTCTGCTATTTGTAGCAgacatttttctatgagtgtatataaAGTTAATTTTCAACAACAAACCTAGTTCATATAGATATATGACCAATTTGGTATCATGCataagattttctttaaaatactaaCGAGTGATAGTCAGGCTATCGAGGCTTCTTCTCCACGTACGCCCCTGGCCAACATATAAATCGGTCTCCAGATTTGCTTTCTTTAGTTTCTTGTGGGCGCATTTTAAAtgtgattcaattgaaattagtCGCACAAATATTGGTCCGCAATGTAGCAATCCCGTACAAATTGGTTTTTATATCTCCATTATAAAGGACAATCTCCATATCAAGCGATATCATGATTTGAAATTCGTACTCTAACAATTAAACAAAACCGATCCATAGGTTAATATCGGTTTCCATATCAACCGATGTATAGATTTGAGTTATCGAATGCCTTGAATGCGGTTACTTCAGACTATTACGAAATTCGGTGTACTACACTTATAGAGAAAAGACTGTTAATAGCAAACACTgcactgaaaattttttcaccaaaaaatttccaaatacattttttttttaattttcaaaaatgttcaattagaaattgaattgattcaataaattaaaataaaaatcaataacaaaaattaatagtatcaattaatgttttatttgaaccaattaatttcttaattgactttggtgattgatacaatcatttctgcgattaatttttgtgtgtgtctgctgtttatatgtttgcaacacccggaaggagacgagatagacacatggtgtctttggcaataatgctcagggtgggtccctgagtcgatctagccatgtgcgtccgtccgtccgtctgactgtgaacacatttttgtgtcaaagtggcagtttaagtccaatcgccttcaaacttggcacaagttcctgttttgggtcagaatagaaccctattgattttggaagaaatcggttcagatttagatatagctcccatatatatctttcgcaagatatgcacttatatggacccaaaagccagagttttaccatgatttgcttgaaatgttgcaccagtataacaataagtactatagtaatttgattgaaatcggttcagattgagatatagctcttatatacatctttcgcccgatatagacttacacAGTctaacacaagtttacatacggttaaataatttatattttcattaaataatcgaatttaaaaaatatgcatataaaTCCTTTcgttttagtaaattaatttgaaaatcaaagtaattgttaattttcaagaagattcaggggtatgtaaacttgtgtgcgACTgtgtatatggccccagaagcccaatttggttaaaattttgcactaggagtacaattagtattctagtcagatttcaataaaattgaaatcggttcagatttagatatagttcccatatatatctttcgcccgatttttcgtcatatgaccacaaagttcaaagttgtagtccgatttacgtgaaatttttcacagggagtagaattaaaatactaagtatgcatgtcaaatttggtggaaatcggttcagatttagatatagctcacatatatagctttcgcccgatttacactcatatgatcacagaggccaatttttaactccgatttagttgaaatttcgcacagggagtagaattagcattgtagctatgcgtgccaaatttggttgaaatcggttcagatttagatatagctcccatatatatgtttttctgatttcgacaaatatggtcaaaataccaacattttccttgtaaaatcgccactgcttagtcgaaaagttgtaaaaatgactctaattttcctaaacttctaatgcatgtatatcgagcgataaatcataaataaacttttgcgaagttttcttaaaattgctccagatttaaatgtttcccatattttttttactaacattgtgttccaccctagtgcattagccgacttaaattttgagtctatagattttgtagaattctgtccagatcgagtgatatttaaatgtatgtatttgggacaaaaaactttatatatagcacccaacacatttgacggatgtgatatagtatcgaaaatgtgtatttacaaagtggtgcagggtataatatagtcgaccccgcccgactttagactttccttacttgttttttactaacaaaaTACTGCTGTTTAGgcattttttttgctgaaacATCAAACAATATGCTATTTTGGAAATGCAGACATACTGCTGAAAAGTCGGTAGTTTGTTGaaaactgctgttttagcaaattttttgctcctatgaataacaaaatttttgtggatGTATGGCAATACCATCCACGCTCTAAGAACTACGGCCTCTATAATAACTGATCCATTACTTATGTAGGTCCATAGATTTAGACACTAATGaacttccaataaaaaaattaaaactttgcactaaaaatgtttttttttttttacaattaaatattaaaaacttaccaTAAATCCAACTGGCTGAAATTAGCTCGAAAACTCCCAATACAGTAACTATTAAAGTTACGGCAAAAAAGTC
Encoded here:
- the angel gene encoding protein angel, with amino-acid sequence MFRWNSTGATKYLANILRFECDSIKQQKCQFKKASNKKAQQLKMERNWQPPLLRDNTNTSYRLLSYNILAQQLLTDNIFLYYDIDPRYLHWKYRVAQLQQEIRKIQPDILCLQEVQHANLKELVQLFGSRYNGSVKLEYVFKKRTGDRCDGCAIIYDRSKFRLVEDRCIEYHDENNPTSNRENVALMAKFALRSAPETMFVAVTTHLLYNPKRHDVRISQIGKLIKGILKFSIDPTKENGRYPVILTGDFNCTADSTPFHVLTAERKPGAQEGNEKPNQRFQMEPISFGSDCASTFQNQWIIVDYILKSYANSGEKSIKIHNTYNLPNIRSCLAHGKIPNRYYGSDHFSLAIQFSII